The sequence TACCGAGCGAAAATGGATTGGCGCCCatatggaagaagaagtctatttttttggagctaccatattgggaggTCTTAGATGTTcaccatgcaattgatgtgatgcacctcacaaagaatttttgcgtcaacctaaTAGGATTCTTGGgggtgtacggaaagacaaaacaTACACTAGAAGCACGTCAGGAATTGCAACGAATGAAAGATAGAgatgccctacatccagaaaagcTAGACAATGGACAATACTATTTAAGTCCCgctagctatactcttagcaaagaagaaaagaaaagtatgTTTCAATGCTTGAGCAGTATTAAGGTCCCAtatggatactcatccaatataaaaggaatcctaaATTTGCAAGAGAAGAAATTGACAAACCTAAAGTCCCACGACTGCCACGTGcctatgactgaacttcttcccATTGTgttgcgggggattctgcctgagaaCGTGCgattaaccatcgtgaagctatgtgccttcctcaacgcaatTTCTCAAAAGGTAATTGACTCGGTCAATTTGACAAAGCTGCAGAACTATATGGTACAATGTTTTGTTGGATTTGAGTTGATATTTCAACCATCATTCTTCAAcattatgacacatcttctagtccaccttgtgaaagagatcgatatcctcggacctgtatttctacacaatatgttcccctTCGAGAGGTTCATGGGTGTACTAAAGAAATGTGTTCATAACCGTGCtcatccagaaggaagcattgccaATGCGTACGGAACAGAGGAGgttattgacttttgtgttgactttattgatgaccttaaaccgattgggtTCCCTGAATCGCggtatgaggggagactaaatggaaagggcacactaggaaagaaatctcatgtctgcacagatgatgactcattcaagaaagcgcattatgcggttcttcaacaatcgtcCTTGGTGGATCCGTATATCAAggaacataaaaaaaattctaacctCCGAATTTCCAGAAAAGTTTGAGGCCTGGATTACACGTCAACATATTGACACTTTTGACGGCTGGTTGTAGACGCATCtgatgcataacatggatataggTGATCAATTGTTCTTGTTGTCCAGGGGACCattttggaatatcttaacgTACCAATGGTATGAGATAAATGGGAACATATTTTACACGACAACCAAAGGTAaaaagagcaccaatcaaaacaACGGTGTCTGTATGGATGCCACAAACAGCAATGGAAAAAAAAGACATTTTACGGTTAcgttgaagagatatgggaactgGATTACGgacccaatttcaaggtgcctctgtTTCGGTGCCAGTGGGTGAAGCTCACTAGAGTAACAAAAGATTTGTTCGGGATGACAAttattgatctcaacaatcttgggcaCCGAGATGAGCATtcgtcctagcccaggatgttgctcaggttttctacgttAAGGATATGTCAGACCAAAGAAGGGGACCAACAAGCAAATGGATGAGCCAAAGCGACACATAGTCCTTTCAGGGAAAAAAACATCGTTGGAGttgaggacaagacagacttgtcagaggATTAGAATAACTTTGTTGACATTCCACCTTTTGCAGTCAATGCTGATCCAAGCATCCTGCTAGTCAATgaggatgctccatacttgtgccgtgatcataatcaagggacttTTGTGAAGAGGAAGTCTGTTACCGTAGCAGTAACTGCTGATCCTTAATGTATTATATTAGAATGATTATGTAATATTTACTTGAATGATCCTTAATGTATTATATTAGAATGATTATGTAAAGCCAATGATCCTTAATGTATTATATTAGAATGATTATGTAATATTTATTTACATTTATTATATTGCATCATATCAAGTATAAACGAAATATGTATTTTTAGGGTTAGtacttatttatttatatttatttcatcAAACAAATAACTACACACTCTCACTAACACATTCACACTTGCACACTCACCcacaaaacaaaccccacaaaaCAAACATATCGACTAATAACATGAAATGGCTAAGTTATATGTGAAACTCACTTTTTTAACGTTAATGTGTTGAagaaactcttttttttttgaaaaccaaTAGTTCGAAATATTTCTTTTGTCTAGTACatatttgcatggtcaaaataaaaattataatatgtATCAAGTTATATAAATCATGGATCCAATCACttaaataaaaatgaaatattTTTGCTGGACATATCGAATCTAAATAAATCCATAAACTTTATTTGGTAATATTTGGACCCATAAATTATTTTCTACAAAATTAAAATCTGATAGCCCATTTTTAAAagacaaataaaaaagaaaacgaaaaaaaaGCTGATAGCCCAAAGTTTTGGCGCCAGAATGAAACAACCAAAGGTGGGCTGCAGCCGCATTTTCGCCGCGGCCCGCCAAAAcaaacctttagtcccgggtcgtggctccacccgtGACCaaagacccttttgtcccgggtcgtgacTCTACTCGGGATCAAAGGTTGGGGGGGCTTTGGTCCTGGTTCCAGCCATCACCCGGGACCAAAgaccctttggtcccgggtcgtggctgcaaccgggaccaaaggccccCCACCTATATATCCCGGCGACCCTTCTCCCCTCTCCACACTTAGCCGTTTCTTGATTTCAGCTCCgatttgccgccgccgccgcgtcgtcctcgtcctcccccTCATCGCGCCGCCAGCCCGTGCACTGCCTCCACGCGGAGACGCACGCACCTCTCCGTCCCGGCGTCGGCCTCGTGTAGGATCAACGACACTGACTAGAgtgggggtgaataggcggttttaaACTTCAAACAGAACCACTAGAGAAATTTAGTTAGTAAAACAAGAGAGCTCCTATATCTAGCAAAACCTATCACTagttgggtttgcaacctagggtgacaagaggAAATTTTCAAGCACTAGGAAGGTAAATTGCAAGAATTGAAATGAGCAAAGAAATAACGGAGCCTGACACaaggatttttcccgtggtgtcgatgacttgccggtcacccctaatccacgttgaggtggattcaaagaatcaaccgctcctctatcaaggctccccttgatcttgagccggcttgaatcaatgaACCTCTccaaacctcgattccactagagttgctcttgatcactccggcgaggtgggcataaagacctctcacaaccaattTCGGGGCTCCTCCACAATCTCCTTGAAGGACTCTACAAAATcaccttctccaagccgtctagggagcagcaactcccaagagtaacaagtcgaggACGCTTGTTTGAAGATTcactagtgccacaaagctcaaactcttgatgcaatgcactaggatgctctcacactcacaAGAATGCAATCCCTAAGCAaagagtgtgtgtgagagggggAAACCATCTCTAGTATGTCAGGAATGATTTCCAAGAGGCCAAGAGAGCTCCCCCATGGCCGGTTGTGTGATACATATAGTGTACCCCTCGAAatctagccgttacactcaaaacgCGTGAAACAGGGGATTCACGGACTGACCGCCTTAGACAaaccggacagtccgccattcaaaaccaacggctagaaacgcaattaatgcgtgtcagagtcgaccattACAGTActtcgcggaccgtccgcaacctaggggtggactgtccgccgttcaaaaacCAAACGACTCAAGGAAGACAATGTTTCTAGACAAGTTTGATTTTGAGGTGCGGACCATCTGCACCccttgggcggaccgtccgcccgtcAGTTTTACACATGCCAAGAAACTTCAAAGTTTCTGTCCAGATTGAATGTTAGAGGGGTGGACCGTCCTCCAAACaaggccggaccgtccgcccttgtTTCATTCCGCGCAACACAAAAACTTGGTGTTTCTGTCCTGAACCAAAAGTCAGGGGGCGGACTGTCTGCCCCAtcgggccggaccgtccgccctatGCAATCAGCACACATTCTCTTAAACCAAGTCACCATTTTCTCAAAGCGATGTTAGTCCTTATGCATGCAACTTatgtttgagcaaaatggcattaTTGAACAGTCAAGCAAGGGCACaacgacccctcttgatagtatggctATTTATCCTATTAGTCCGGTCATatatcatcctctaatcacctcATGATCGGCAAAATAGAAAAGCCCTAgcatatacctttgccttgagcgaATCCATCCAAATTATCTTCATTTCTTTTCATGGCATCAACTCATGCACACATTCTCATGGACCAACCTTAAATTCAAATTCTCTCAAGGAAACGTTAGTCCATAGATGTTatcattaatcaccaaaactcgaattaggggcccaGATACTTTCACCTCGgagcgccctcctcctcccttggcATCGCGCGGCGAGCTCCACACGCATGGCCACCGTCACACTGCCATCCCCGACtcacaccgccgccggccgtgctcTCCACCATCGCCACTCCATCCCTGACGCCCGTGCCGCcctacgccgccggcgtcggcccTGCTCCTCGGGCACCGGCGCCTCTCCACCGCCGGCctcagctccgccgcgcgcgctccaTCGTTGAGTCCCAGCCCAGCCCGAAGGCCGCTGCGCCTCCACGCCGTCGACTCGTCCCTCCAccgcgcgcctccgcccgcTGTCGAACCTccagccgagcgccgccgcccacgcgccGTCGACCCATCACCATCAGTTGTACGTTGCCCCCGCCAGTACACTTAggctttttcctttaattttgtCTTGTGATTGCAATTAGTTTAGTGAATTAAAGTTTAAATTTAGTTCAAATTTATATTCAAATTGAGGTTCATATATATGTTTAGGGGTTCAAATTTACTGAATTGAGGTTCAAATTTATATGTTTAGGGGTTCGATCTATAAATTTAATTTTAGAATTCATATTGATGTATAGTGACTAGTTCATGGACTTGTAAAAAGCGTAAAAAATTATACAGTGACTTCATGAACTTGTAAAATTTGTATTATATTTTGAAGAATTATTTCATTGACTTGTATAGTGATATGCATTTAATTGTTTAGGAGTTCTAATTAACTTAGTTTTATATGTTTAGGGGTTCTATAAATTAATTTTCGAATTCATATTGATGTATTTAAATTTGGGATTTAGTGTATATGTACTTTGAGGATGTGATTACATAGATGTATTTAAAAAGACATTTAAATAGCCATTGTGACTTTTGTATAGTGAAATTGTTGTAAAAAATCATGGGAAATAGCCATTGTGACTTCAGTGACTTGTAAAAATCATATAAAATTGTATAGTGACTAGTTCATGGACTTGTAAAAAGCGTAAAAAATTGTATAGTGACTTCATGGACTTGTAAAAATTTGTATTATATTTTGAAGAATTATTTCATGGACTTGTAAAAAATTGTATTATTACTTATATGCCATGGACACTTGTATATTTGTAATGACTAGTAAGTTAAGATGGACCCACGACGCGATGCCATGGATGATGAACAATTCCTAATGGATATGATTGCATCCGGTAGCAATGCGGCTGGTAATGTCGAAGAAGCCGGTGATACCAGCAATACCGACATGTACCTCAACATGTCTGGTGAAGGAATAGAGCAATTCggagatgatgatggtgatcaCCAAGCTAATGTATATATCAAAACACAATGATCCTTCTgtttaaatcatatttacaatCAGTAATGACcatgactatatatatatgtatatgtttttTGTAGCCTCTGGATCATCACAACAGCCGAAAAGAATGAAGCGAGGTCCGACCAAGAAATTTGGAAGGCCGATACATTATAACAAAAGTGGCTCCAGATAGcaaaccgatcgctccagaagcagcCGTGAAGAAATATGTCAGACAATGCAGATGTCTTGTAAGGGAcaacatcccgatcagctttaggTTATGGAAAGCTAACAATCCAAGCGAGCAAAGGGATGCACTACCTGAAAGAGAAATGGAATGGCTTTGGAATGAGCTTAAGaagaacttcacggttccagttGAATCAGAAGAATCAGCTAAGCGCTGGACACTAAGCAAGATGGCCGAGCAGTTACAGACATTTAAGAAGAATTTGACGAAGAACTATATCAAGAAAGGGAAAATGCCAGAGTTTACTAGAGATCTTGCAAAGCAGAAGGACCACTGGGATGCCTTTGTGGCATACAAGTCTTCGTAGCTTGGGATTCACATGGTGGAAAAGGCCAAGGAAAATACCTCAAAGAAAGTGTATCATCACACTCTAAGGCAAGGTGGCTACAAGCTCGCAAAAGcaaaatgggagaagatggagcaggatttgATTGACAAAGACATCACACCTGCGACCATCAATTGGCCTGAATGATCAAGGAACTGGTACTATGCTCATGACGGAAGATTGGACCCAGAGACTAGGGAGTGCATCTATGGCCCAAATATTCATCAAGCGACCGAGACACTataggaggccatacaagcagttgCCCAAGGAACATTCTAGCCCGATAGAGAAAAGGATGAGCTGACTTACACCCTTCAAAATCCAGAACATCTGGGACGCACAAGGGGCAAAGGAGTGGTTCCGTGCAAGTTTGGTTTCAAAGATTATATCGAATCGTATAGAAGCCGCCAAAGAAGGAAGAACGAGGAGCGAGAGCatctgcgaaggctagaggaacagcTCCTATCACACGATGCAAGAATGGCCGATGAGGTcaaacgccaagtggccatagcaatgagccagcagcaAAAACCACAAGCGGCGACTCCAGAGCCCAATGTCGACCCGGATCTATCGCATCAAAAAAGTAGCTGCGCTTCCATGGACCACCTTGCCAAAATAGTAGTTCCGACAATTGAAACGACAGCCTAGCAGTGGTATGCAGAGGATGAGAACACCCAGCGGACACCCTGCGAGCTTCAAACTGCCTTCAAGAACTTAAAGTTCAgggttgcgtacggtaccgctaTGCCAACGCTCCCAGGCGACATGTACCATGGGCAGGAGATTCTGGCTAGATACGCTAGGGTTGGCGTCGAGCAGGTGTCCAATGATTGGAAGACGCTAGAGCTCGATATTCCTAGAGGTGACGGGGAGACAACGCTAGCCGaggccattcatggctacatcctctGGGACAAGCGCTACATCATCATCAAGGCTACTAAGCAGGCGTCAAGGTTGGCATCTCCTCAAAGGGCACCCAGCATGAGTCCACCATCTCCGCAAACAGTACCAGAGCACACTCCGGCAGCATTGTCTCCTGGGCAGCCATCGACTGCCACTTCACCGTCGTCTCCTAGTTCACCTGCTTCacctccttcgccgccgccaaAGAAGCAAAAACAGGCGTTGAGGTCGCAAGCTTCGTTTAAGGAGTCTCCAAAGAAGTAGCAGAAGCCGAAGGAGAAAAAAATCAAGAAGGCCGACGTTAAGGCACACTCCAAAAAGGAGCCAGAGAAGCAGGATAAACCAGTGGACCctgcaaaattaaaaaaattttattgaaatgtTCAAATCGAATAAGAGGAAGTTCATTGATAAACCGCTTTCGGACTACGATCGCTCGATTAAGAAATCATACGAGAAGAGGAAATCAGGGTCGTGGTCATCCGATGTTCCACAGCTCGGGGCCCAAAAGAAACAGTCAATAGAACCGCTAGTTGTGCTAAACCAGGAACAACAAGGCTTTTTGGCTTTCTTGCAATCATCAAAGCTCACTACTGATCAGATAacatgggcttcgaatcaagaTCCGGATCCGCAGACAGATTATCCGATAGCTCCATTGGTGAAATGGCCATATAAGGAGGGCACCAGCCTTGTCCCCCCAGAGATCGTGCCtttgcttccaacgcaaatgcaAAGgctacatgacttgtacatgaaGGCGATGGCAGATTGtaacttcatgcagggcgcaaagattacaGATGAAGATTTCTTTCATGGAGAGGCCATCATATGGATTGATTGGGAAGAACTGTACCACCTATACCATCAGGactccctcgacatctctatcgtCACTTTGTGGCTTCTGTAAGTGTGTTCTTTAAATCTTGTTCAATGCACTGCACTACTGCTTGACAAGACAAATCATAGCCTAAGCGCAGCTAAACTATTGGGCCATTAATTTCTCAAACCTGCAATGTACCGTGTTCAGGTGCTAGAACTTGACGATACCGTGTTATTGGGCTGAATACGATATACCAGCCCAACAGCGGGCACACGCTCCTTCAGGTGATGGATGTGGGATTTGTAGCATATACGATGTATAGCCTCCCAGGCCCAGCCTGCTAGCTGATGTGGCCCACAACCTCCCCAACTCCCCTCCGATTTCTCTAGCCAAGCCAAGCCACACCTGCAACCTCTCTCTCTTCCTATTTCCCACCGGCGCCTGCCTGCGCCCCTCTCTCTCGCCTCCAGCTCTCCCTGgcccccctccccttctcccttTCGCCCCTCCCCGGCTGACCGGCTGCTGCCTTCCTGCCGCCGGTAACTTCCCCCTCGCGGAGCAGGAGAGCACAGCGGCAGGTGGCCAAACCGTGGGTGCCTGACGGAGCCGCGGAGACTGCCGCGGAGCTCCATGCCTCCATGGCGGACCTCGAGGCATGCGGGGAGGCCGAGTCGCTCATTGGCGGCGCTCTAGCCTGCGGCAAATCCGCCGCTCACCGCTATGGCCGCCCGGCCTCTCTGCTTTGGCCACCACTCCAGCTCCCATGGGCCCGTAAGCTGGCGCGGCTCGTCGTGCTCGCTGGCACGGCTCGGCACAATTCTGTTGCCCtcgggccgtgcttgggccatCAAAGCAGCACATCGGGCGGCCCGTTAGCATGCCCATGGCGGAATAGGCTGTGCCGCAAACAGGCCGTGCCACAATAGGGCCATGCCATGCTGGGTCGGGCTGCCCATTTGCCCATCTATACTCGTGCCCATTTCCAAGGATTTGGTCTTTATGGGCAAAAATTTAGAGCGATCGAGTTTTTGTTTCACATTTGTTCCTTTCTATGGTCTCAATGTTATTTTGTACAGTACACTTATTGATAAAGAGGTAAAGCGCCTGCTTTCAATTCCTTCTGCAACTGATTTTAGGTAGGACTATAAATATTGTTCCCTATTTTTAGGAGGACCAAAATTGTATTGTAGATACTAGATAATGTTACAAGTAGGCAAAGAGGTACTATTACCATTGTAATTGTGAACTATCTTTACCCATGGTATATATGAATTATTAAAATGAGAAGGTGGTAGTTATTTTATTCTTGGTAAAAGGATTTTTTGGGTTTGGACACACAAAATTTTCCATATAGAGTTAGTTTAAGCAGCCATTCTAATTACTAATACTCCACAGGCCTCTCCTATGAGTCAGTGAGAACGATGTATGCTTAAAGGACAGCCTCCATTTCTTTTATCATTTTTATAAGTTGTTAGTAATCAAGTAAATTCCCTCGATATCACTAGAAATTATATGGATTCCCTCAACACCATTGAAATTCTTCATTTCCCTGAACTGCCACTATTAGAAATTATTGTTCCCTTCTATGCCATTGCCGTTAAGTTCACAATGTGTTATAGAGTAAACTTGTTTAGAGGTATATCTATCTATATATCAAGCGAAGCAAGTTCGTTCACAATGTTTGGGCACAAGCTATGTGATATCACAGAGAGATCAGTGACAGATGTAACAAATTAAATGTCATCACACGTATATATGAACCGATGCATTGTACTAGTAGATAAGTACATGAAATAGTAACAGGCTGCCAAAATAACTCATCAAGAAACAAATAATCAAAACTTTATTAGCACACACTGTATGTCCTTATTTACTTGGAGAGCACAATTGGTACCCCAGCAAGCAGCTCCTGTATGTCATGGAAAATAATGCCATGCCATCCACACACTAATTAACAACGTAACTCTCCATGCAATGCAACTTAATCTGAACGCGTGAAAGGCAGGATCGGTCTAATTACCAACTAAATCAAGCACGTAATTAACGTACGACTCGTCGCTCCCTTGCTTTGTGTTTCCCTGGCGCGGTCGGATGGATCGATGGTGGTGATGATCTAGTAGCTAGTAGCAGCAGCAATACTGATGTGGTTGCTCATGATGATCAGCTCATCGATCACTTGAGCAATGGCGGGATGCTCTGCTCGTTCCTGAAGAAGTCGGTCGGATCCACTTTGGCCTTGGTCCGGGCAAGCCTCTCGAAGTTGCCCTTGAAGTACTTCTCCCCCCAGACCTTGCCGCTCTCGTAGGTGGAGACGTCGCCGACCACCTGGTTGACGCCGAGGTCCATGTCCCTGTAGTTGACGTACGCCTGCCTCGGGTTCTTGGTCACGTACGGCTCCATGAAGGCGTACATGTCCCTGCTCCACTGGTTGGGCTGCGCCCCGGCGCCCTCCCCGAACCAGTAGTTGACGTACTGGATGTTGAAGAGCATCCCCTGCCGGTGCGGGAACGGCGTGGCGTCGTCGTCGATGGCGCTGATCCTGCCGCCGTAGGGGTCCATGATCATCACCCCGGCGCCGGGCTTCGCCAGCCAGCCGAAGATCTTCTCCCACACGCCCCTGGGGATGGGGTCCCGCACGTAGTCCGACTTGTACTTGCCGAAGGCCCGGATGTTGGAGGTCCGGTTGAGGAGGTCCTTGACGGTGGCCGACTTCCCCAGCGGGATGAAGGGCACCGACTGGATCCACGACATCTCGTTGCAGTCCGCCTGCTTCATGCCCAGCTCCGGGAACCGGGCGTTCATCAGCGGCAACAGGTCCTTGCAGGTGCCCAGGAACAGGGCCTCGAACAGCGCGTCCTGCCCCATGGCCAGGATCCGGATCATCAGGTCCTCGGGGAGGGACGGCGCCACCTGCTGCCACTTGGCGACCAGGTCCACGGCGCCGTCCTTGACGCCCCTGTGGATCTGGAACACCGTCACCGTGGGGGGCACCGGCACCAGCTTCACCTGCCACGACACCACGATGCCgaagctcgcgccgccgccgccgcggatggCCCAGAACAGGTCCTCGCCCATGGCCTTCCGGTCCAGCAGCCGGCCCTCCGCGTCCACCACCTTGGCGTCCACCACCAGGTCGGCTGCGGTGCCGTACTTGCGCAGCATCatgccgaagccgccgccgctgaagtGGCCCCCGACGCCGATGGTCGCGCACACCCCCGCGGGGAACCCGAGCTTGGGCGTCTCCTTCGCCACGGCGTAGTAGATCTCGCCCAGCTGCGCGCCCGAGTCCACCCACGCCGTCGCCTGCTTGCCGTCGATGCGCACCTTCCGCATCTTGGACAGGTCCACCACCGCGAACGGCTCCGCCTTGTCGGACCGGTACGACAGGCCCTCGTAGTCGTGCCCGCCGCTGCGGACGCGGAGCCGCATGCCGTGCCGGCGCCCGCACGACACGGTGGCCTGGATGTGGCAGGGCTCGGTGGGGGTCACGATGTACAGCGGCTTCACCGTCTTGTCGGAGAGGAACTTGATGTTCCGGACGGTGGAGGACCAGACGGAGCCGTACGCCGGCGAGCTCTTGGCGAAGAGGAGGCGGGGCGGGACGGCCTTGGTGAGGCACGAGAGGAAGTCATCCTTGCCGCCACCGGGCGCCGGCGGGCCGGAAATGGCGACGTGGAAGGAGGAGGCCGACAAGCAGGCGCACAGGAGGAGCGCCAAGGCAGAGGCCCTTGGTGATGATGTCGCCATTGTTGTAGGTTGCATTGCTGCGGTGTTGGGTCGCCACAAGGCACAGGGCATGAGCTTTATATACAGGCTTGGAATGGGCGGCTTGCTTCTCCCGTTCTCCGGCTCCTACTCGCGCGGAGGCATCCATTGGTGGAGGGGTTACCACTTGGAGATCAACTAGTATATCAAGGAAGGTGGTGACTAGTCAAACGCTGCGTTTTTACAGGGTCGGTGCCGGACGGCATATTCTATTCGAGTTTCTCTGCTTCCAGTTCtagctacttttttttttgaaaggcaaCACTGCAAATAGAAACGATATACACTACCGGAAACTCGCAAATTGCCGTGTGGCAGAACCTTTGCTGTGTGCTGAAacacgggcacacggcaaatcggacctttgccatgtgccagaagaaccagcacacggcaaaggttcaACTCACGGCAATAATtttatttgccgtgtgtccgcccaaaaaacacacggcaaaggcacaacacacggcaaacatgtgtgtttgccgtgtgctgaaaaaggatgcacacggcaaacctttagcacacggcaaagagcccatgtttgccgtgtgcttgctatattgcacacggcaaacctctggcacacggcaaaattgtGCAAAAAAAAGTAGACACAACACTCCCAATTTTTTCTTCTATGCATATAAAGTGTATTGTACTCCTTGTTAAAATCTGTTATATTTTTAGTTATTTTAGCTATATTTAGTCATTTAATTTTACTAATCGAATTTTTAGGGTTCAACTTGAAGTGTTTTGAATAGTGGAGTCTAATGGATAGAAAAATTATCTTCATGTTATGGAGTTTAATTTGATGACGTAAGCACGAAATAGAAGTAGATTTCGAACATCTTGCTCGCGGACCATGCTTAGAACAGTTTGAATGAATTGTTTGAAAATTCTATTAATAGCAAACGAATtcagaaaatcatgaaatttttcaTGGTGTCATGATTTCATGCATGGAGATGGTGGTAAAATTTTGG comes from Panicum virgatum strain AP13 chromosome 4K, P.virgatum_v5, whole genome shotgun sequence and encodes:
- the LOC120705181 gene encoding berberine bridge enzyme-like Cyn d 4, which translates into the protein MQPTTMATSSPRASALALLLCACLSASSFHVAISGPPAPGGGKDDFLSCLTKAVPPRLLFAKSSPAYGSVWSSTVRNIKFLSDKTVKPLYIVTPTEPCHIQATVSCGRRHGMRLRVRSGGHDYEGLSYRSDKAEPFAVVDLSKMRKVRIDGKQATAWVDSGAQLGEIYYAVAKETPKLGFPAGVCATIGVGGHFSGGGFGMMLRKYGTAADLVVDAKVVDAEGRLLDRKAMGEDLFWAIRGGGGASFGIVVSWQVKLVPVPPTVTVFQIHRGVKDGAVDLVAKWQQVAPSLPEDLMIRILAMGQDALFEALFLGTCKDLLPLMNARFPELGMKQADCNEMSWIQSVPFIPLGKSATVKDLLNRTSNIRAFGKYKSDYVRDPIPRGVWEKIFGWLAKPGAGVMIMDPYGGRISAIDDDATPFPHRQGMLFNIQYVNYWFGEGAGAQPNQWSRDMYAFMEPYVTKNPRQAYVNYRDMDLGVNQVVGDVSTYESGKVWGEKYFKGNFERLARTKAKVDPTDFFRNEQSIPPLLK